The following proteins are co-located in the Pyxidicoccus trucidator genome:
- a CDS encoding sigma 54-interacting transcriptional regulator, producing the protein MSSQPRPPAWDHSTADVSRSPLTAEGSRLVPALTLAAHPQAHRVGERLLLEALAAGRPVHLSRNEPDFLRPGGALGLHLADPFLSRKPLVFAPGAQEGGIRLEPSEGCRVAVGGEVLREPWELSAGEVAAGVPLELAGRVLLVLHLADPAASEAEDGLGMVGSSAGLQRVRQHITQVADLDVPVLIRGETGSGKELIAQAIHRHSTRRDKPFVSVNLGAIPRELAAAELFGARKGAFTGAVRDQPGFFQAAHEGTLFLDEVGEAPPEVQVMLLRVLETGQLYPVGERTPVTVDVRLVAATDAHLERQIQEGRFKEPLLHRLAGYSIRVPPLRERREDIGLLFHHFARAELEALGEAWRLKPEEPLAEPWLPPALAARLVGHRWSGNIRELRNMVRQLVIGNRGRPCLRLDAQLEQELALAKASRPGRPANAPPPVEAPAVPRRKPSEISEAELLAALQENDWDFQAAADRLRIHRSSIYDLIDKSPNLRTASELSPEEITRCFHECQGDLDAMTRRLQVSKRALGRRVKELGLA; encoded by the coding sequence GTGTCCTCCCAGCCCCGTCCCCCGGCGTGGGACCACTCCACGGCCGATGTCTCGAGAAGCCCGCTCACCGCGGAGGGCTCCCGGCTCGTCCCCGCGCTGACCCTCGCCGCGCACCCGCAGGCGCACCGCGTCGGTGAGCGGCTGTTGCTGGAGGCTCTGGCCGCGGGCCGCCCGGTGCACCTGTCCCGCAACGAGCCGGACTTCCTGCGGCCCGGGGGGGCGCTCGGCCTGCACCTGGCGGACCCCTTCCTGAGCCGCAAGCCGCTCGTCTTCGCGCCGGGCGCGCAGGAGGGCGGCATCCGGCTGGAGCCGAGCGAGGGTTGCCGCGTGGCCGTCGGCGGCGAGGTGCTGCGCGAGCCCTGGGAGCTGTCGGCCGGTGAGGTGGCCGCGGGCGTGCCGCTGGAGCTGGCCGGGCGCGTGCTGCTGGTGCTGCACCTGGCCGACCCCGCGGCGAGCGAGGCGGAGGACGGGCTGGGCATGGTGGGCAGCAGCGCGGGGCTCCAGCGCGTGCGCCAGCACATCACCCAGGTGGCGGACCTCGACGTGCCGGTGCTCATCCGAGGCGAGACGGGCTCCGGCAAGGAGCTGATTGCCCAGGCCATCCACCGGCACAGCACGCGCAGGGACAAGCCCTTCGTCAGTGTCAATCTGGGCGCCATTCCCCGCGAGCTGGCGGCCGCGGAGCTGTTCGGCGCGCGCAAGGGCGCCTTCACCGGTGCGGTGAGAGACCAGCCCGGCTTCTTCCAGGCCGCCCATGAGGGGACGCTGTTCCTGGACGAGGTGGGCGAGGCGCCCCCCGAGGTGCAGGTGATGCTGCTGCGGGTGCTGGAGACGGGGCAGCTCTACCCCGTGGGCGAGCGCACGCCCGTCACCGTCGACGTGCGGCTCGTCGCCGCGACGGATGCGCACCTGGAGCGGCAGATACAGGAGGGGCGCTTCAAGGAGCCGCTGCTGCACCGGCTGGCCGGCTACTCCATCCGCGTGCCGCCGCTGCGGGAGCGGCGGGAGGACATCGGGCTGCTGTTCCACCACTTCGCCCGCGCGGAGCTGGAGGCGCTGGGGGAGGCCTGGCGCCTCAAGCCCGAGGAGCCCCTCGCCGAGCCCTGGCTCCCGCCGGCGCTGGCCGCGCGCCTGGTGGGCCACCGGTGGTCAGGCAACATCCGCGAGCTGCGCAACATGGTGCGGCAGCTCGTCATCGGCAACCGGGGCCGGCCGTGCCTGCGGCTCGACGCCCAGCTCGAGCAGGAGCTGGCCCTGGCGAAGGCGTCTCGCCCGGGACGCCCCGCCAACGCCCCGCCTCCGGTCGAGGCCCCGGCCGTGCCTCGCCGCAAGCCCTCCGAGATTTCCGAGGCGGAGCTGCTGGCCGCCCTCCAGGAGAACGACTGGGACTTCCAGGCCGCCGCCGACCGGCTCCGCATCCACCGGTCCTCCATCTACGACTTGATAGACAAGAGCCCGAACCTGCGGACCGCCAGCGAGCTGAGCCCGGAGGAAATCACCCGCTGCTTCCACGAGTGCCAGGGGGACCTCGACGCGATGACCCGGCGCCTCCAGGTATCGAAGCGGGCGCTGGGGCGTCGCGTGAAGGAGCTCGGCCTCGCCTAG
- a CDS encoding discoidin domain-containing protein, whose protein sequence is MPLTRMFKLPWLKWLAGAALLGACSPEVEVPTSAELLDDGPGASVQQAVNTPPNLALGKPAMQSSISPHGGPAELAVDGSTNGVWGAGSVTHTNVEAQPWWQVDLQGSYAISTVVLYNRTDCCSDRLQNFKVRVSEDGMSWQDSPFTGIAPAQTTFTINRPARYVRVQLDGTNALSLAEVQVFQAPNLALGKPATQSSNYPLGGGGAALAVDGSTNGAYHSGSVTHTNTEAQPWWQVDLQGSHPISSVVLYNRTDCCWDRLQSFKVRVSDDGTNWQDYPMMGIAPTKSTFAINRSARYVRVQLDGTNALSLAEVQVFATQQPGTSVRAGNVLYGHWSSSGGRLPSTSANRQLLVDVTGMSEEVTFKLTSTANAYLYLLDANGAVLAEDDNSEGGTHARITRTLAAGTYKLVAATATAGQRAEFTVSAEGALLRFPLRLRVQAATRFNWIYDDYGTESDGDVAIYRADLSQYPGYYSLGDVAVPTHDDAPRMSFVVSGEGDVLARPTDYQWIWSDWGSGGSHDVSFWDPVPAPGYICIGTVTTLGYDKPSTDLIRCVKGEYVLPGTPNYVWDDAGSGADFDVNLSQSDPRDYRGLSLSTFKGQNHYGAADPNRFWVLNKSATANPELRGLPTDGQTALQFAPRIWLHSGEYYLPSSVEHFLANVHPDNGYLVTNQALGCDSCTDPAFLDGRRPDQVHVPLYVEVVQRTSNGQPTHITDIIYWAFYPYNNGKRVCIGLYTEWGGCLGAYSTFGNHVGDWEHMTLRFIDGRPHQVYMSQHSGGQTELFGSKWMAILGWHPELYAALGSHGFYQEPARHVYEHLDNGDFLADDTDRGIPWDGWVRPVVFPWQPMGTYSGSLEWLNITQKWGNPAAGCSLSEPISGECVRNGGPDAPMMRGFSQPPALTLE, encoded by the coding sequence ATGCCCCTCACTCGAATGTTCAAACTCCCCTGGCTCAAATGGCTCGCGGGAGCCGCGCTGCTCGGCGCGTGCTCCCCGGAGGTGGAGGTCCCCACCTCTGCCGAGCTGCTCGACGACGGCCCCGGTGCCAGCGTGCAGCAGGCCGTGAACACCCCGCCCAACCTCGCGCTCGGCAAGCCGGCGATGCAGTCGAGCATCTCCCCCCACGGCGGCCCGGCGGAGCTCGCGGTGGATGGCTCCACCAACGGCGTCTGGGGCGCCGGCTCGGTCACCCACACCAACGTCGAGGCCCAACCCTGGTGGCAGGTCGACCTCCAGGGCTCGTATGCCATCTCCACCGTGGTCCTCTACAACCGCACCGACTGCTGCTCGGACCGGCTCCAGAACTTCAAGGTGCGCGTCTCCGAGGACGGGATGAGCTGGCAGGACTCCCCCTTCACGGGCATCGCACCGGCGCAGACCACCTTCACCATCAACCGCCCGGCCCGGTATGTCCGCGTGCAGCTCGACGGCACCAATGCCCTGAGCCTCGCCGAGGTCCAGGTCTTCCAGGCCCCCAACCTCGCGCTCGGCAAGCCGGCGACGCAATCGAGCAACTACCCCCTCGGCGGCGGCGGGGCGGCGCTCGCGGTGGACGGCTCCACCAACGGCGCCTACCACTCCGGCTCGGTCACCCACACCAACACCGAGGCCCAGCCCTGGTGGCAGGTCGACCTCCAGGGCTCGCACCCCATCTCATCCGTGGTCCTCTACAACCGCACGGACTGCTGCTGGGACCGGCTCCAGAGCTTCAAGGTACGCGTCTCCGACGACGGGACGAACTGGCAGGACTACCCCATGATGGGCATCGCGCCGACGAAGTCCACCTTCGCCATCAACCGCTCGGCCCGGTACGTCCGCGTGCAGCTCGACGGCACCAATGCCCTGAGCCTCGCCGAGGTCCAGGTCTTCGCCACCCAGCAACCCGGGACGAGCGTGCGCGCCGGTAACGTCCTGTATGGCCACTGGAGCAGCTCCGGCGGGCGGCTCCCGTCCACCTCGGCCAACCGGCAGCTCCTCGTGGACGTCACCGGCATGAGCGAGGAGGTGACCTTCAAGCTCACCTCGACCGCCAATGCCTATCTCTACCTGCTGGACGCGAACGGCGCCGTGCTCGCGGAGGATGACAACAGCGAAGGCGGCACCCACGCGCGAATCACCCGTACGCTGGCAGCGGGGACCTACAAGCTGGTCGCGGCGACCGCCACCGCCGGCCAGCGTGCCGAGTTCACGGTCAGCGCGGAGGGGGCGCTGCTGCGCTTCCCGCTGCGCCTCCGGGTCCAGGCGGCGACCCGGTTCAACTGGATCTACGACGACTACGGCACGGAGTCCGACGGCGACGTGGCCATCTACCGCGCGGACCTCAGCCAGTATCCGGGCTACTACTCACTCGGAGATGTGGCCGTGCCCACGCATGACGACGCGCCCCGGATGAGCTTCGTGGTCTCCGGCGAGGGGGACGTGCTCGCGCGTCCGACCGACTATCAGTGGATCTGGAGCGACTGGGGCTCGGGGGGCTCCCATGACGTCTCCTTCTGGGACCCGGTGCCTGCCCCGGGCTACATCTGCATCGGCACCGTCACCACGCTGGGCTACGACAAGCCCTCCACCGACCTCATCCGGTGCGTGAAGGGCGAGTACGTGCTCCCGGGCACCCCCAACTATGTGTGGGACGACGCGGGCTCTGGCGCGGACTTCGACGTGAACCTGTCGCAGTCGGATCCCCGAGACTACCGGGGGCTGAGCCTGTCCACCTTCAAGGGCCAGAACCACTACGGCGCTGCCGACCCCAACCGCTTCTGGGTCCTCAACAAGAGCGCCACCGCCAATCCGGAGCTGAGGGGGCTGCCCACCGATGGGCAGACGGCGCTCCAGTTCGCGCCCCGCATCTGGCTGCACAGCGGGGAGTACTACCTGCCCTCCTCGGTCGAGCACTTCCTGGCCAACGTGCACCCGGACAACGGCTACCTGGTGACCAACCAGGCCCTGGGCTGTGACTCCTGCACGGACCCGGCGTTCCTCGATGGCCGCCGGCCGGACCAGGTCCACGTGCCGCTCTACGTGGAGGTCGTCCAGCGCACGTCCAACGGCCAGCCCACGCACATCACCGACATCATCTATTGGGCCTTCTACCCGTACAACAATGGCAAGCGGGTGTGCATCGGCCTGTACACGGAGTGGGGCGGATGCCTGGGCGCCTACTCCACGTTTGGCAACCACGTGGGCGACTGGGAGCACATGACCCTGCGGTTCATCGATGGCCGACCGCATCAGGTGTACATGAGCCAGCACTCGGGAGGGCAGACCGAGCTGTTCGGGTCCAAGTGGATGGCCATCCTGGGCTGGCACCCGGAGCTCTACGCGGCGCTGGGCTCGCATGGCTTCTACCAGGAGCCGGCCCGGCACGTTTACGAGCACCTCGACAACGGGGACTTCCTCGCCGACGACACGGACCGCGGCATCCCCTGGGATGGGTGGGTGCGGCCGGTGGTCTTCCCCTGGCAGCCGATGGGCACGTACAGCGGAAGCCTGGAGTGGCTCAACATCACGCAGAAGTGGGGCAACCCCGCGGCGGGCTGTTCCCTCAGCGAGCCCATCAGCGGCGAGTGCGTGCGCAACGGCGGACCGGACGCGCCCATGATGAGGGGCTTCTCCCAGCCCCCGGCCCTGACGCTGGAGTAG
- a CDS encoding DMT family transporter, which produces MLGVVAVSWAAPLIRFAEAPSLAISAWRLTFAATPLLALALLRGRSELASLTARTWGWLVLSGLALALHFATWIASLQYTTVASSVALVTTQPVWVALFAWLVLSERVGPRGLAAIGLCLAGSVLIGARDFALGGQALWGDVLAVLGAILAAVYFVIGRRVREALSLGTYVGVVYSVAAVALMGSHLFVDTPLTGFTPRTWAVLAGLALVPQLIGHSLLNASLRHLSTPFVAVSTLGEPVLATLWAVPLLGEKPDWVQLVGGGMALVGVVLMAREEALRQPAPPDMVPAAD; this is translated from the coding sequence ATGCTGGGTGTGGTGGCCGTGTCCTGGGCCGCCCCGCTCATCCGCTTCGCCGAGGCGCCGTCGCTGGCCATCTCCGCCTGGCGCCTCACCTTCGCAGCCACGCCGCTGCTGGCGCTGGCGCTGCTGCGGGGCCGCTCCGAGCTGGCCTCGCTGACGGCGCGCACGTGGGGCTGGCTGGTGCTGTCCGGGCTGGCCCTGGCGCTGCACTTCGCCACGTGGATTGCGTCGCTCCAGTACACGACGGTGGCCAGCTCGGTGGCGCTCGTCACCACGCAGCCGGTGTGGGTGGCGCTCTTCGCCTGGCTGGTGCTGTCCGAGCGCGTGGGCCCGCGCGGACTGGCCGCGATTGGCCTGTGCCTGGCGGGCAGCGTGCTCATCGGCGCGCGGGACTTCGCCCTCGGAGGACAGGCGCTCTGGGGGGATGTGCTCGCGGTGCTGGGGGCCATCCTCGCGGCGGTGTACTTCGTCATCGGCCGGCGCGTGCGCGAGGCGCTGTCGCTGGGGACGTACGTGGGCGTGGTGTACTCGGTGGCGGCGGTGGCGCTGATGGGGTCGCACCTCTTCGTGGACACGCCGCTCACGGGCTTCACGCCGCGCACCTGGGCCGTGCTCGCGGGGCTGGCGCTGGTGCCGCAGCTCATCGGCCACTCGCTGCTCAATGCCTCCCTGCGCCACCTGTCCACGCCCTTCGTCGCGGTGTCCACCCTGGGTGAGCCGGTGCTGGCCACGCTGTGGGCGGTGCCACTGCTGGGCGAGAAGCCCGACTGGGTGCAGCTCGTCGGCGGGGGCATGGCCCTGGTGGGCGTGGTGCTGATGGCCCGCGAAGAGGCCCTGCGCCAGCCCGCCCCGCCGGACATGGTGCCCGCGGCGGACTGA
- the pcnB gene encoding polynucleotide adenylyltransferase PcnB, whose amino-acid sequence MSSNLELFAPPEKASASEPLAVKTAPSETETPSPTPDTRAEEPRPPALAASVEDEADDDEADDEDALEGGFDESGLSAEAVLAAAEAADAAEGREPEVEQVPIVLEPEPEPTPYERELHAPHVRPTGEPAEIDPDELDPDALKVVLRLHQHGHQAYMVGGCVRDLLLGRKPKDFDIATSATPNEVRGIFRNCRLIGRRFRLAHVYFKGGKIIEVSTFRANPTELEPAPSADEDGEVSSEDLLITHDNVFGTAQQDARRRDFTINGLFYDVAEGRVIDYVRGRRDLDERFIRTIGDPEIRLREDPVRILRAVRFAAKLDLDIESRTYAAMEGAVEDLPRCAPARLLEETFRLIRGGVAAPALKLLDALDALKILLPPVSAYLKQYGKEGEKTFYAFTQALDRRVASGEPLDDAILLAMLLMPISRSPAQEEAPSASQEGGRPSVSQVVEDLLAGFVQSARLPRRIAERCRMLLLAQRTLSGERRRRSAAFKRHPLFNEALAVFEMTVEATGEGREQLEAWKAGEVPPPRADASDEGSEGGGQRKRRRRRRRRRPAGGGSSGEGSSSPGSPASGSDAGEA is encoded by the coding sequence ATGAGTTCCAACCTGGAGCTGTTTGCGCCCCCCGAAAAGGCCAGCGCGTCCGAGCCCCTGGCCGTAAAGACGGCCCCTTCCGAAACCGAAACCCCCAGCCCCACCCCTGACACCCGCGCCGAGGAGCCCCGGCCGCCTGCGCTGGCCGCCAGCGTGGAGGACGAGGCCGACGACGACGAGGCTGACGACGAGGACGCCCTGGAGGGCGGCTTCGACGAGTCGGGGCTGAGCGCCGAGGCCGTGCTCGCCGCCGCCGAGGCCGCCGACGCCGCCGAGGGCCGCGAGCCCGAGGTGGAGCAGGTGCCCATCGTGCTCGAGCCCGAGCCCGAGCCCACCCCCTACGAGCGCGAGCTGCACGCGCCCCATGTCCGCCCCACCGGCGAGCCGGCGGAAATCGACCCGGACGAACTGGACCCGGACGCTCTCAAGGTGGTGCTTCGCCTGCATCAGCACGGCCACCAGGCGTACATGGTGGGCGGCTGCGTGCGCGACCTGCTGCTGGGCCGCAAGCCGAAGGACTTCGACATCGCCACCAGCGCCACCCCCAACGAGGTGCGCGGCATCTTCCGCAACTGCCGGCTCATCGGCAGGCGCTTCCGGCTGGCGCACGTCTACTTCAAGGGTGGGAAGATCATCGAGGTCTCCACCTTCCGCGCCAACCCGACGGAGCTGGAGCCCGCCCCCAGCGCCGACGAGGACGGTGAGGTGTCGAGCGAAGACCTGCTCATCACCCACGACAACGTCTTCGGCACCGCGCAGCAGGACGCGCGTCGGCGTGACTTCACCATCAACGGCCTCTTCTACGACGTGGCCGAGGGACGGGTCATCGACTACGTCCGTGGCCGGAGAGACCTGGACGAGCGCTTCATCCGCACGATTGGCGACCCGGAAATCCGCCTGCGCGAGGACCCGGTGCGAATCCTTCGCGCCGTGCGCTTCGCCGCGAAGCTGGACCTGGACATCGAGTCGCGCACCTACGCGGCCATGGAAGGCGCGGTGGAGGACCTGCCCCGCTGCGCGCCCGCGCGTTTGCTGGAGGAGACCTTCCGGCTCATCCGGGGTGGCGTGGCCGCTCCGGCGCTCAAGCTGCTGGACGCGCTCGACGCGCTGAAGATCCTGCTGCCGCCGGTGAGCGCGTACCTCAAGCAGTACGGCAAGGAGGGCGAGAAGACCTTCTACGCCTTCACCCAGGCGCTGGACCGGCGGGTGGCCTCGGGTGAGCCGCTGGACGACGCCATCCTCCTGGCCATGCTGCTGATGCCCATCAGCCGCTCGCCCGCGCAGGAAGAGGCCCCGTCTGCGTCGCAGGAGGGTGGCCGTCCGTCCGTGTCGCAGGTGGTGGAGGACCTGCTCGCCGGCTTCGTGCAGTCGGCGCGCCTGCCCCGCCGCATCGCCGAGCGCTGCCGCATGCTGCTGCTGGCCCAGCGCACGCTGTCCGGCGAGCGCCGCCGTCGCAGCGCCGCCTTCAAGCGTCACCCCCTCTTCAACGAGGCGCTCGCCGTCTTCGAGATGACGGTGGAGGCCACGGGCGAGGGCCGTGAGCAGCTGGAGGCGTGGAAGGCCGGCGAGGTGCCGCCGCCGCGCGCGGATGCCTCCGATGAGGGCTCCGAGGGTGGAGGCCAGCGCAAGCGCCGCCGCCGCCGTCGCCGCCGTCGTCCTGCCGGGGGCGGGTCCTCCGGTGAGGGCTCGTCGTCTCCGGGCTCGCCCGCGTCCGGCTCCGACGCCGGCGAGGCGTGA